A section of the Saccharopolyspora gregorii genome encodes:
- a CDS encoding Tm-1-like ATP-binding domain-containing protein: MGRAYVVGTFDTKAAELRYVAGLVADAGVEVITVDVGTSGAESADAPDVSAAEVAAAHPRGAAAVFTGDRGTAVVAMALAFERWLGARRGVGGVLGLGGSGGTALITPALRALPVGVPKLVVSTVASGDISSYVDASDIAMFPAVTDVAGLNRISRQVLGNAAHALAGAVRNTVPAVEQLPAVALTMFGVTTPCVTEAANRLATDHDPLVFHATGTGGRAMEKLVADGLVEAVLDITPTEVCDLIAGGVMSAGETRLDAIARSGVPYVGSCGALDMVNFGAPDTVPERYRNRLFYEHNPQVTLMRTTADECREIARFLAAKLNACTGPVRFLLPEGGVSLLDVPGQPFHDPAADRALFETLEAEVHQTEQRRLVRVPHDINDDRFVEALLGAFDEVRARGGRA, translated from the coding sequence ATGGGCCGGGCTTACGTGGTGGGCACGTTCGACACGAAGGCCGCCGAGCTGCGCTACGTCGCCGGGCTCGTCGCCGACGCGGGCGTCGAGGTGATCACCGTCGACGTGGGCACGTCCGGCGCGGAGTCCGCCGATGCCCCCGACGTGTCCGCCGCCGAGGTGGCCGCCGCGCACCCGCGCGGGGCCGCGGCGGTGTTCACCGGTGATCGCGGCACGGCCGTGGTGGCGATGGCGCTGGCGTTCGAGCGGTGGCTCGGCGCGCGGCGCGGTGTGGGCGGGGTGCTGGGCCTGGGCGGTTCCGGCGGCACCGCGCTGATCACCCCGGCGCTGCGGGCGCTGCCGGTCGGGGTGCCGAAGCTGGTGGTCTCGACGGTGGCCTCCGGTGACATCTCGTCCTACGTGGACGCGTCGGACATCGCGATGTTCCCGGCGGTCACCGACGTCGCCGGGCTCAACCGGATCTCCCGCCAGGTGCTCGGCAACGCCGCGCACGCGCTGGCCGGGGCCGTGCGCAACACCGTGCCGGCCGTGGAGCAGCTGCCCGCGGTGGCGCTGACGATGTTCGGGGTGACCACGCCCTGCGTCACCGAGGCCGCGAACCGGCTCGCCACCGACCACGACCCGCTGGTGTTCCACGCGACCGGCACCGGCGGCCGCGCCATGGAGAAGCTCGTCGCCGACGGGCTCGTCGAAGCGGTCCTGGACATCACCCCCACCGAGGTGTGCGACCTGATCGCCGGGGGAGTGATGAGCGCGGGCGAGACCCGGCTGGACGCGATCGCGCGCAGCGGCGTGCCCTACGTCGGCTCCTGCGGCGCGCTCGACATGGTCAACTTCGGGGCGCCGGACACCGTGCCGGAGCGGTACCGGAACCGGTTGTTCTACGAGCACAACCCGCAGGTCACGCTGATGCGCACCACGGCGGACGAATGCCGCGAGATCGCCCGGTTCCTGGCCGCGAAGCTCAACGCCTGCACCGGCCCGGTGCGGTTCCTGCTGCCCGAGGGCGGCGTCTCGCTGCTGGACGTCCCGGGGCAGCCCTTCCACGACCCGGCCGCCGACCGGGCCCTGTTCGAGACCCTGGAGGCGGAGGTGCACCAGACCGAGCAGCGGCGCCTGGTGCGCGTCCCGCACGACATCAACGACGACCGCTTCGTCGAAGCGCTGCTCGGCGCCTTCGACGAGGTCCGCGCGCGAGGAGGACGGGCATGA
- a CDS encoding phosphoenolpyruvate hydrolase family protein produces MTRFDRETLVRRFRGMADRGEPIIGGGAGTGLSAKCEESGGIDLIVLYNSGRYRMAGRGSLAGLLAYGNANEIVVEMASEVLPVVHRTPVLAGVNGTDPFLLTGPFLARLRELGFAGVQNFPTVGLIDGTFRENLEETGMSYRLEVDLVAAAREADLLTTPYVFSAEDARAMTAAGADIVVCHLGLTTGGSIGAETAKDLDDCVALIDEWSVAAADVREDVLVLCHGGPIATPADAAYVLGRTKRCHGFYGASSMERLPVEQALTERTREFKNLKR; encoded by the coding sequence ATGACGCGGTTCGACCGGGAGACCCTGGTGCGCCGGTTCCGGGGCATGGCCGATCGGGGCGAACCGATCATCGGCGGCGGCGCGGGCACCGGGCTGTCCGCCAAGTGCGAGGAATCCGGCGGCATCGACCTGATCGTGCTGTACAACTCGGGCCGCTACCGGATGGCGGGGCGTGGTTCGCTCGCCGGGCTGCTGGCCTACGGCAACGCCAACGAGATCGTCGTGGAGATGGCGAGCGAGGTGCTGCCGGTGGTGCACCGCACCCCGGTGCTCGCCGGGGTCAACGGCACCGACCCGTTCCTGCTCACCGGGCCGTTCCTGGCGCGGCTGCGGGAACTCGGCTTCGCCGGGGTGCAGAACTTCCCGACCGTCGGGCTCATCGACGGCACCTTCCGGGAGAACCTGGAGGAGACCGGCATGAGCTACCGGCTGGAGGTCGACCTGGTCGCCGCGGCCCGGGAAGCGGATCTGCTCACCACGCCGTACGTGTTCTCCGCCGAGGACGCCCGCGCCATGACGGCCGCCGGAGCCGACATCGTGGTGTGCCACCTCGGCCTCACCACCGGCGGATCGATCGGCGCGGAGACCGCGAAGGACCTCGACGACTGCGTGGCGCTGATCGACGAGTGGTCCGTGGCCGCCGCCGACGTGCGGGAGGACGTGCTGGTGCTGTGCCACGGCGGTCCCATCGCCACCCCGGCCGACGCGGCCTACGTGCTGGGCCGCACCAAACGCTGCCACGGCTTCTACGGGGCCAGCAGCATGGAACGGCTCCCGGTCGAGCAGGCGCTGACCGAACGCACCAGGGAGTTCAAGAACCTCAAGCGCTGA
- a CDS encoding SRPBCC family protein produces the protein MARSYASRVVPAAADEVWALVRDFGGLPRWHPGIGSSEVESGASPAELGAVRRLVVGDGGVVRERLVGLDDAARSCTYEITEGPFPVRSYRSTIRVLPITATGESFVEWYADYDAEAAHEAQLDEIFGGGVFGAGLKALADHYAG, from the coding sequence ATGGCGCGGTCCTACGCGAGCAGGGTGGTCCCGGCGGCGGCCGACGAGGTGTGGGCGCTGGTGCGGGACTTCGGCGGGCTGCCCCGCTGGCACCCCGGCATCGGTTCCAGCGAGGTGGAGAGCGGCGCGTCTCCGGCGGAGCTCGGCGCCGTGCGCAGGCTCGTCGTCGGGGACGGCGGAGTGGTGCGGGAACGGCTCGTGGGCCTCGACGACGCCGCCCGCTCCTGCACCTACGAGATCACCGAGGGCCCGTTCCCGGTGCGCTCGTACCGCAGCACCATCCGGGTGCTGCCGATCACGGCGACCGGCGAGTCGTTCGTGGAGTGGTACGCCGACTACGACGCCGAGGCGGCGCACGAGGCGCAGCTGGACGAGATCTTCGGCGGTGGGGTCTTCGGCGCGGGCCTCAAGGCGCTGGCCGACCACTACGCCGGCTGA
- a CDS encoding NAD-dependent epimerase/dehydratase family protein, whose translation MVVTGGSGFVGRAVVRALTGRGTPVTIVDVQEPAEPGELITHVAGDLTDPAVRDAAVTEGTTAIVHLAAITSVLRSVDQPAETYRANVEVTQELLELARRRGVGRFVLASTNAVVGDIGHGTISEDLPLRPLTPYGATKAACEMLLSGYAGSYGIATTALRFTNIYGPGMGRKDSFIPRLMRAALAGEGVEVYGDGAQSRDFVHVDDVVQGILAACDEECAGTAIIGSGRSISVLELIDAVRAATGAPLPVTHVPAKNGEMPAVIVDIAKAGRELGYAPAVDLTDGLRTVWDDFRAATGAP comes from the coding sequence GTGGTGGTCACCGGCGGCTCCGGCTTCGTCGGCCGCGCCGTCGTCCGCGCGCTGACCGGACGCGGCACCCCGGTCACGATCGTCGACGTCCAGGAACCCGCGGAACCCGGCGAGCTCATCACCCACGTGGCGGGCGACCTCACCGACCCCGCGGTCCGGGACGCCGCCGTCACCGAGGGCACCACCGCGATCGTGCACCTCGCCGCGATCACCTCGGTGCTGCGCTCCGTGGACCAGCCCGCCGAGACCTACCGGGCCAACGTCGAGGTCACCCAGGAACTGCTGGAACTCGCGCGGCGGCGCGGCGTCGGCCGGTTCGTGCTCGCCTCCACCAACGCCGTCGTCGGCGACATCGGGCACGGCACCATCTCCGAGGACCTCCCGCTGCGCCCGCTCACGCCGTACGGGGCGACGAAGGCCGCCTGCGAGATGCTGCTGTCCGGTTACGCGGGTTCCTACGGCATCGCCACCACCGCGCTGCGGTTCACCAACATCTACGGGCCCGGCATGGGGCGCAAGGACAGCTTCATCCCGCGGCTGATGCGCGCCGCGCTGGCCGGCGAGGGCGTCGAGGTCTACGGCGACGGTGCGCAGAGCCGCGACTTCGTGCACGTCGACGACGTGGTGCAGGGCATCCTCGCCGCCTGCGACGAGGAGTGCGCCGGGACGGCGATCATCGGCTCGGGGCGCTCCATCTCGGTGCTGGAGCTGATCGACGCCGTGCGCGCCGCCACCGGCGCACCGCTGCCCGTCACGCACGTGCCCGCCAAGAACGGCGAGATGCCCGCGGTGATCGTGGACATCGCCAAGGCGGGCCGCGAACTCGGCTACGCGCCCGCGGTGGACCTGACCGACGGGCTGCGGACCGTGTGGGACGACTTCCGCGCGGCCACCGGGGCGCCGTGA
- a CDS encoding glycosyltransferase family 2 protein has protein sequence MSTTFPDEVDRAALDGFAERYGDRRFATVVVLIAAYDEQDALGAVLDGMPAESCGLDVDTLVVVDGATDDTAEVALRHGALTCVAPRNRGQGAALRLGYRLAAERGARYLVTTDADGQYDIAELPELLQPLIDDEADFVTGSRTLGRTESTDLVRRAGTHVFAWLVSALTRQKITDTSFGFRAMKIEVPNSVRLEQRQYQSSELLVGVLARGYRVLEKPMTMLVRAAGQSKKGGNLLYGYSYAKVVLGTWLRERRSAPQPQDRPAAERISEPAAAVPER, from the coding sequence ATGTCCACGACCTTCCCCGACGAGGTCGACCGGGCCGCCCTCGACGGCTTCGCCGAGCGCTACGGCGACCGCCGGTTCGCCACGGTGGTCGTGCTCATCGCCGCCTACGACGAGCAGGACGCGCTCGGCGCCGTGCTCGACGGGATGCCCGCCGAGAGCTGCGGGCTGGACGTGGACACCCTCGTCGTCGTGGACGGCGCCACCGACGACACCGCCGAGGTCGCGCTGCGCCACGGCGCGCTGACCTGCGTGGCCCCCCGCAACCGCGGGCAGGGCGCGGCGCTGCGGCTGGGCTACCGGCTCGCCGCCGAACGCGGCGCCCGCTACCTGGTCACCACCGACGCCGACGGCCAGTACGACATCGCCGAGCTGCCCGAGCTGCTGCAGCCGCTGATCGACGACGAGGCCGACTTCGTCACCGGCTCCCGCACCCTCGGCCGCACCGAGAGCACCGACCTGGTGCGCCGCGCCGGAACCCACGTGTTCGCCTGGCTGGTCAGCGCCCTGACCCGGCAGAAGATCACCGACACCTCGTTCGGCTTCCGGGCCATGAAGATCGAGGTGCCGAACTCGGTGCGCCTGGAACAGCGGCAGTACCAGTCCTCGGAGCTGCTGGTCGGCGTCCTCGCCCGCGGCTACCGGGTGCTGGAGAAGCCGATGACGATGCTGGTCCGCGCCGCCGGGCAGAGCAAGAAGGGCGGCAACCTGCTCTACGGCTACAGCTACGCCAAGGTCGTGCTGGGCACCTGGCTGCGCGAGCGCCGCTCCGCTCCGCAGCCGCAGGACCGCCCGGCCGCCGAGCGGATCAGCGAGCCCGCGGCGGCCGTCCCCGAGCGGTGA
- a CDS encoding GtrA family protein, with amino-acid sequence MQQATDSAASRRGHYWRLISRFAAASVVATGISQLVFVGSYAAWAQPVVATVLAWLAGAVPNFVLNRRTWGGGGRAALRGEILRYAALSIGTALLAALATSGAERLAVHAFPHDRLPQVAIVWGAFLGTYLVMFVVKFLIIDRFIFTARGRPPRAR; translated from the coding sequence GTGCAGCAGGCCACCGACAGCGCAGCTTCGCGGCGCGGCCACTACTGGCGGCTGATCAGCAGGTTCGCCGCGGCTTCGGTGGTCGCCACCGGCATCAGCCAGCTCGTGTTCGTCGGCTCCTACGCGGCTTGGGCGCAGCCGGTGGTCGCCACGGTGCTGGCGTGGCTGGCGGGGGCGGTGCCGAACTTCGTGCTCAACCGCCGCACCTGGGGCGGTGGGGGCCGCGCGGCGCTGCGCGGCGAGATCCTGCGCTACGCGGCGCTGTCGATCGGCACCGCGCTGCTGGCGGCGCTGGCCACCAGCGGCGCGGAACGGCTCGCGGTGCACGCGTTCCCGCACGACCGCCTCCCGCAGGTGGCGATCGTGTGGGGCGCGTTCCTCGGGACCTACCTGGTGATGTTCGTGGTGAAGTTCCTGATCATCGACCGGTTCATCTTCACCGCTCGGGGACGGCCGCCGCGGGCTCGCTGA
- a CDS encoding NAD-dependent epimerase/dehydratase family protein, producing MRILVLGGDGYLGWPTALHLSDRGHEVAVADNFARRGYDHEMGVQSLVPIEPMQTRIDAWHEVSGKSIKSYYGDLVDADFTYEMVRDFRPDTIVHFAEQRAAPYSMIDRKHAVYTQQNNVVGNLNVLFAIQEIDPSIHLVKLGTMGEYGTPNIDIEEGWLEVTHKGRTDRMLFPKKPGSFYHLSKVHDSHNIEFACRIWGLRATDLNQGVVYGQETPQTARDPRLATRFDYDAIFGTVLNRFVIQAVLGHPLTVYGSGGQTRGLIDIRDTVECIRLAAENPADAGEFRVFNQMTESFSVGEIAKVVANCFDGGVEVEHLENPRVEQSEHHYNVVHTGLVELGLEPHLLSNTLIDSLFGIAKAHVDRVDLAAMRPTVQWRTGSSPMRADG from the coding sequence GTGCGAATCCTCGTCCTCGGGGGCGACGGCTACCTTGGCTGGCCGACCGCTCTGCACCTGTCCGACCGCGGCCACGAGGTGGCGGTGGCCGACAACTTCGCCCGGCGCGGCTACGACCACGAGATGGGCGTGCAGAGCCTGGTGCCCATCGAGCCGATGCAGACCCGCATCGACGCGTGGCACGAGGTGTCGGGCAAGAGCATCAAGTCCTACTACGGCGACCTGGTCGACGCGGACTTCACCTACGAGATGGTGCGGGACTTCCGCCCGGACACCATCGTGCACTTCGCGGAGCAGCGCGCCGCGCCGTACTCGATGATCGACCGCAAGCACGCGGTCTACACCCAGCAGAACAACGTGGTCGGCAACCTCAACGTGCTGTTCGCGATCCAGGAGATCGACCCGTCGATCCACCTGGTGAAGCTGGGCACGATGGGCGAGTACGGGACGCCGAACATCGACATCGAGGAAGGCTGGCTGGAGGTCACGCACAAGGGGCGGACCGACCGGATGCTGTTCCCGAAGAAGCCGGGCTCCTTCTACCACCTGAGCAAGGTGCACGACAGCCACAACATCGAGTTCGCCTGCCGCATCTGGGGCCTGCGCGCCACCGACCTCAACCAGGGCGTGGTGTACGGGCAGGAGACGCCGCAGACGGCGCGGGACCCGCGGTTGGCGACGCGCTTCGACTACGACGCGATCTTCGGCACGGTGCTGAACCGCTTCGTCATCCAGGCGGTGCTGGGCCACCCGCTGACGGTGTACGGCAGCGGTGGGCAGACCCGCGGGCTCATCGACATCCGGGACACCGTGGAGTGCATCCGGCTGGCGGCGGAGAACCCGGCGGACGCCGGCGAGTTCCGGGTGTTCAACCAGATGACGGAGAGCTTCTCGGTCGGGGAGATCGCGAAGGTCGTCGCGAACTGCTTCGACGGCGGCGTCGAGGTCGAGCACCTGGAGAACCCGCGCGTCGAGCAGTCCGAGCACCACTACAACGTGGTGCACACCGGGCTGGTCGAGCTGGGCCTGGAGCCGCACCTGCTGTCGAACACGCTGATCGACTCGTTGTTCGGGATCGCGAAGGCGCACGTGGACCGGGTGGACCTCGCGGCGATGCGCCCGACGGTGCAGTGGCGGACCGGTTCCAGCCCGATGCGCGCGGACGGCTGA
- a CDS encoding sulfite exporter TauE/SafE family protein, whose amino-acid sequence MQTFLIFALGGFIAQLVDGSLGMAYGVTSTTILLTAGLTPAVASASVHLAEIGTSAVSGLSHWKFGNVDWRVVLILGVPGAVGAFLGATALSNLSTEAAEPWMSTILLVLGLYVLLRFALRPLRRKQLTGVSSKLLAPLGLVAGFVDATGGGGWGPVATPTLLSTGKVEPRKVVGSVDTSEFLIAVAASLGFIISLADEPLSWATVGALLIGGVIAAPLAAYLVRIVPMRLIGVGAGGLIVLTNARTLIKAFELPAPAVIYAVIVVAWVAALAFTVAQIVRDRREELPEEEASEPVGS is encoded by the coding sequence GTGCAGACCTTCTTGATCTTCGCGCTCGGCGGATTCATCGCCCAGCTCGTCGATGGTTCCCTCGGCATGGCCTACGGGGTGACTTCCACGACCATCCTGCTCACGGCCGGGCTCACGCCCGCCGTGGCCTCCGCCTCGGTGCACCTGGCCGAGATCGGCACCTCCGCCGTCTCCGGCCTCTCGCACTGGAAGTTCGGCAACGTCGACTGGCGGGTCGTGCTCATCCTCGGCGTGCCCGGGGCCGTCGGCGCGTTCCTCGGCGCGACCGCGCTGAGCAACCTGTCCACCGAGGCGGCCGAGCCGTGGATGTCCACCATCCTGCTCGTGCTGGGCTTGTACGTGCTGCTGCGCTTCGCGCTGCGCCCGCTGCGCCGCAAGCAGCTCACCGGGGTGAGCTCGAAGCTGCTCGCGCCGCTCGGGCTGGTCGCGGGCTTCGTCGACGCGACCGGCGGCGGTGGCTGGGGTCCGGTGGCGACCCCCACGCTGTTGAGCACCGGCAAGGTCGAACCGCGCAAGGTCGTGGGCTCGGTCGACACCAGCGAGTTCCTCATCGCGGTGGCGGCCAGCCTCGGTTTCATCATCTCGCTGGCCGACGAGCCGCTGTCCTGGGCGACGGTGGGCGCGCTGCTGATCGGCGGCGTGATCGCCGCGCCGCTGGCGGCCTACCTGGTGCGGATCGTGCCGATGCGGCTGATCGGCGTGGGCGCGGGCGGGCTGATCGTGCTCACCAACGCCCGCACCCTGATCAAGGCGTTCGAGCTGCCCGCGCCCGCGGTGATCTACGCGGTGATCGTGGTGGCCTGGGTCGCCGCGCTGGCGTTCACGGTGGCGCAGATCGTGCGCGACCGGCGGGAGGAGCTGCCGGAGGAAGAGGCGAGCGAGCCGGTCGGCAGCTGA
- a CDS encoding putative leader peptide, whose translation MTRGDQWGLLVQRLHVDLLRVSSAGCRPRS comes from the coding sequence ATGACGCGTGGTGACCAGTGGGGCCTGCTTGTCCAGCGCCTGCACGTCGACCTGCTGCGCGTCAGCTCCGCGGGATGTCGACCCCGCAGCTGA
- a CDS encoding M23 family metallopeptidase, which yields MAKHRQESGHTPKPALRESLLNSFRPRSERGNSRVPARNKIAAAVVAAGAFAAVGQPLAANADKSDENQAVRPVAEQHAAAQQQLAAAVNGTPETEAAVRLLPQQSPEPAQDEAQKVAKGREIAQQRAQAAADQKAAKEAADAKAAAAKKAELAKEAEVPAKPAAAQPAKAGGGYVKPADGTFTSGFGSRWGSTHKGIDIANSIGTPIVSVSDGEVINAGPASGFGQWVRVQHNDGTITVYGHVNTIDVSVGEQVKAGDKIATIGNKGQSTGPHLHFEVIQSGSKINPLPWLQQHGISVK from the coding sequence ATGGCCAAGCACCGGCAGGAGAGCGGCCACACCCCGAAGCCCGCTCTCCGGGAGTCCTTGCTGAACTCCTTCCGGCCGCGTTCCGAGCGCGGCAACTCCCGGGTCCCCGCCCGGAACAAGATCGCCGCGGCCGTCGTCGCGGCAGGCGCGTTCGCCGCCGTCGGCCAGCCGCTGGCCGCCAACGCGGACAAGAGCGACGAGAACCAGGCCGTCCGCCCGGTCGCCGAACAGCACGCCGCCGCGCAGCAGCAGCTCGCGGCCGCCGTGAACGGCACCCCCGAGACCGAGGCCGCGGTCCGGCTGCTCCCGCAGCAGTCCCCCGAGCCCGCGCAGGACGAGGCGCAGAAGGTGGCCAAGGGCCGCGAGATCGCCCAGCAGCGCGCCCAGGCCGCCGCCGACCAGAAGGCGGCGAAGGAGGCCGCGGACGCGAAGGCCGCCGCGGCGAAGAAGGCCGAGCTGGCGAAGGAGGCCGAGGTCCCGGCGAAGCCGGCCGCGGCTCAGCCCGCCAAGGCGGGCGGTGGCTACGTCAAGCCCGCCGACGGCACCTTCACCTCCGGTTTCGGCTCCCGCTGGGGCAGCACCCACAAGGGCATCGACATCGCCAACAGCATCGGCACCCCGATCGTCAGCGTCAGCGACGGCGAGGTCATCAACGCGGGCCCCGCCAGCGGCTTCGGCCAGTGGGTGCGGGTGCAGCACAACGACGGCACGATCACCGTCTACGGCCACGTGAACACGATCGACGTGAGCGTCGGCGAGCAGGTCAAGGCCGGCGACAAGATCGCCACGATCGGCAACAAGGGCCAGTCCACCGGCCCGCACCTGCACTTCGAGGTCATCCAGAGCGGAAGCAAGATCAACCCGCTGCCGTGGCTGCAGCAGCACGGGATCTCCGTGAAGTGA
- a CDS encoding SigB/SigF/SigG family RNA polymerase sigma factor, protein MKQADSDHASHSRHQRYDELAPLFAELAGVGKDDPRRDRLRDRLVTEHLPVAEHIARRFSHRGEAQEDLTQVATLGLINAVDRFDPDRGVDFLSFAVPTIMGEVRRHFRDTGWAVRMPRRLQELHLSVSSAIARQSQELGRAPTPSELAEHLGISRDDVFRGLEAGNAYRSASLDELLTATDEIPLGAAIGSDDAELAEVENRETIRPLLAELDERERRILVMRFFRSMTQTQIAEQIGISQMHVSRLLSRTLGWLRERLENAETPAESTTD, encoded by the coding sequence GTGAAGCAGGCGGATTCCGATCACGCCTCCCACTCGCGACATCAACGCTACGACGAACTGGCGCCCCTGTTCGCCGAACTCGCGGGTGTGGGGAAGGACGACCCGCGCCGGGACCGGTTGCGGGACCGGCTGGTCACCGAGCACCTGCCGGTGGCCGAGCACATCGCTCGCCGCTTCAGCCATCGCGGCGAGGCGCAGGAGGACCTCACCCAGGTCGCCACCCTCGGACTGATCAACGCCGTGGACCGGTTCGACCCGGACCGCGGCGTCGACTTCCTGTCCTTCGCGGTGCCCACGATCATGGGCGAGGTCCGCAGGCACTTCCGCGACACCGGCTGGGCGGTGCGGATGCCGCGCAGGCTCCAGGAGCTGCACCTGTCGGTGTCCTCGGCCATCGCCCGGCAGTCCCAGGAGCTCGGGCGGGCGCCCACGCCCAGCGAGCTCGCCGAGCACCTCGGCATCAGCCGGGACGACGTGTTCCGCGGGCTGGAGGCGGGCAACGCCTACCGCAGCGCCTCGCTGGACGAACTGCTCACCGCGACCGACGAGATCCCGCTGGGCGCGGCCATCGGGTCCGATGACGCCGAACTGGCCGAAGTGGAGAACCGGGAGACGATCCGGCCGCTGCTGGCCGAGCTCGACGAACGGGAACGGCGGATCCTGGTGATGCGGTTCTTCCGCTCGATGACCCAGACGCAGATCGCCGAGCAGATCGGCATCTCCCAGATGCACGTGTCCCGGCTGCTCTCGCGCACCCTCGGCTGGCTGCGCGAACGGCTGGAGAACGCCGAAACCCCCGCCGAGTCCACGACGGACTGA
- a CDS encoding ATP-binding protein: protein MSAPQPARGERTAPPPRSDSAPAESVVEVRVAADASQLSVLRAVTGDLAMRADFDVDSIADLRLAVDEACSSLIRLASDGRQLVCRFQTDELGLSLSASVVSDRAQGAREDTFSWRVLSALTDSVSTSVESDADSGTGHLVRIDLTKGRAHE, encoded by the coding sequence GTGTCAGCACCACAGCCCGCCCGCGGTGAGCGGACCGCTCCGCCGCCGCGATCCGACTCCGCCCCGGCCGAATCCGTCGTCGAAGTGCGGGTGGCCGCGGACGCGTCCCAGCTGTCGGTCCTGCGGGCGGTGACCGGGGACCTGGCGATGCGTGCCGACTTCGACGTCGACTCGATCGCGGACCTGCGGCTGGCCGTGGACGAGGCGTGCTCCTCGCTGATCCGGCTCGCCTCGGACGGCAGGCAGCTGGTGTGCCGGTTCCAGACCGACGAGCTCGGGCTGAGCCTGTCCGCCTCCGTGGTCAGCGACCGCGCGCAAGGCGCCCGCGAGGACACCTTCAGCTGGCGCGTGCTCAGCGCGCTGACCGACAGTGTGTCAACCTCGGTGGAATCCGACGCGGACTCCGGCACCGGCCACTTGGTCCGCATCGATCTGACCAAGGGACGGGCCCACGAGTGA
- a CDS encoding vitamin K epoxide reductase family protein: MTATEQARAAAPAPAPAPARGLGWLYVIGGAIGLVSAFALTIEKINKLGDPNYVPSCSLNPIISCGSVMDSAQAALFGFPNPLIGVAAFPALMAAGAALLAGLTAPRWFWLGLQLGSTLGVVFVHWLIVQSLYEIGALCPYCMVVWAVTIPIFWYTTLHVLRSGHLGGGRALGAALAKFHSFALLVWYLVIVVLVLQAFWSYWISLV, from the coding sequence GTGACCGCCACCGAGCAGGCCCGCGCCGCCGCCCCCGCTCCCGCGCCCGCCCCCGCGCGCGGGCTCGGCTGGCTGTACGTGATCGGCGGCGCGATCGGTCTGGTCAGCGCGTTCGCGCTCACCATCGAGAAGATCAACAAGCTGGGCGACCCGAACTACGTCCCGTCGTGCAGCCTGAACCCGATCATCTCCTGCGGCTCGGTGATGGACAGCGCGCAGGCCGCGCTGTTCGGCTTCCCCAACCCGCTGATCGGGGTGGCCGCGTTCCCGGCGCTGATGGCCGCCGGTGCGGCGCTGCTGGCCGGGCTGACCGCTCCGCGCTGGTTCTGGCTGGGCCTCCAGCTGGGCAGCACGCTCGGCGTCGTGTTCGTGCACTGGCTGATCGTGCAGAGCCTGTACGAGATCGGCGCGCTGTGCCCGTACTGCATGGTCGTGTGGGCCGTCACCATCCCGATCTTCTGGTACACCACGCTGCACGTGCTGCGCTCCGGCCACCTCGGTGGCGGGCGGGCGCTGGGCGCGGCGCTGGCCAAGTTCCACAGCTTCGCGCTGCTGGTGTGGTATCTGGTGATCGTGGTACTCGTGCTGCAGGCGTTCTGGTCCTACTGGATCAGCCTGGTCTAA
- a CDS encoding DsbA family protein produces MPKTTNPLLKKSGPSTNMILSIVVVVAALLVVGGILLYSAGQKDDASQGGNGAPDLSTVVAHPDSNKLSESPDGKVTVAEFLDFQCPACWQYYTGVTKQIEEEFAGRITFVNRHFPIAKAHPLAESAAKAAEAAGVQGKYKEMYHALYDDYSAWAVAPDGQNVSDDEARAEKVFDQHAQQIGLDVAKFKADQDSQQVADRIKKDQADAKTAGVEGTPSFFINGQKWEPTTDKGTTYADVVNQLRDKLNQELAK; encoded by the coding sequence ATGCCGAAGACAACGAACCCGCTGCTGAAGAAGAGCGGCCCCTCCACCAACATGATCTTGAGCATCGTGGTCGTGGTGGCCGCGCTGCTCGTCGTGGGCGGGATCCTGCTCTACTCCGCGGGCCAGAAGGACGACGCGAGCCAGGGCGGCAACGGCGCGCCCGACCTCAGCACCGTCGTCGCGCACCCCGACAGCAACAAGCTCTCCGAATCCCCCGACGGCAAGGTCACCGTCGCCGAGTTCCTCGACTTCCAGTGCCCCGCCTGCTGGCAGTACTACACGGGCGTGACGAAGCAGATCGAGGAGGAGTTCGCGGGCCGCATCACCTTCGTGAACCGGCACTTCCCGATCGCCAAGGCGCACCCGCTCGCGGAATCCGCCGCGAAGGCCGCCGAAGCGGCGGGCGTGCAGGGCAAGTACAAGGAGATGTACCACGCCCTCTACGACGACTACTCCGCCTGGGCCGTCGCGCCCGACGGGCAGAACGTGAGCGACGACGAAGCCCGCGCGGAGAAGGTCTTCGACCAGCACGCCCAGCAGATCGGGCTCGACGTCGCGAAGTTCAAGGCCGACCAGGACTCCCAGCAGGTCGCCGACCGGATCAAGAAGGACCAGGCCGACGCCAAGACCGCCGGGGTCGAGGGCACGCCCAGCTTCTTCATCAACGGCCAGAAGTGGGAGCCCACCACGGACAAGGGGACCACCTACGCCGACGTGGTCAACCAGCTGCGGGACAAGCTGAACCAGGAGCTGGCGAAGTGA